tacacctcttGTCATATTGATATGATCCTGATGAAGCTAAATCCTTTTTGCACATTTACATCTCATAGCAaccacaatgacatctgttgtggtatttttatAATACAGGATAAAAAGTGGGACATAATGCTAGTACATAATGTGCCCCAGCGGTTATCACTGCATTTCAGTACTAATAAAAgtcactagtgtagatctagccctagtaaTTCTGAACACCAACATCTGGGAAGAATTTCATGAAAATTCTCCACTcctccctaaacacacacacacacacagagagagagaggtgggggatgTCAGTGGTGAGAGTCCTACACAGAATATTACTGACAAGTCCTTGTTTGTGCACTATATGGGTGTCATCAAACAagttactgcccacttatggatgttcatgcatcctttagacgacgatgtctgcctcccattccttccgctcatttttctatcacaaaatagaccccttttaatctgtctttttttaaaaaaaaaccaacggaatgtgccaccatttcctgctgtgtgcaggaaaagcggtgtgatggaattattattattattattattattattattattattattattattattattattattatttacatttatataccgcctcatagtcGAAACTCTCTTGATGGTTTACAAagcttaaaaacagtgaacattaaaaacaaatatacaaaatttaaaaccataaaaagcagacAAACAGACGACATCCGTTTAAAAACTATAAACGCcccttgaatgggccatgtggtcggtgctgcttcctctttctctccccatgtaaagagactgCTGCTATTGTGGttacagcagcaggaggccattgcAACGGCAGGGAAATGCGAAGATCTGCCCGTCTGATGACTCACACCACCCTTGGAAATTGCACATACTCCAGACATTTTGATAGTTTGGTCTTACAACTGTCAAACACTGCTGCAGGGCTTTCCCTCAATCCCTGAGAGTTTCAAATCTATTTTGTTTTCCACATATGTCAGCATACTCATTATCTCAGATATcactttatctttttaaaaaatgcatgtccCACAATATAAATGTTGGTTTCAATTTTTTTCCCCACATAGTGCATGTATTTAACAAAGAACAAATTCCTTTGGGAAAATTAAGCTTTGCTGCATCACATTTTTTTGTGATTAAGAGGAGTCGAAACCTCTTCAGTGTTGGTATAAGGAACTTGCTCCTCAACAACACTCTcccatagcttcatcccacatacctgtttctctcaaattatcccctacagcgctaagctgtcagcattgttgttgttattgctaccgggcgacagcgatcctttgcataccaagaaatggATTTAAGGAGGCAAatgtaaaaaaatcctaaaaaatcaacagatgacccaatttgattcaaatttggtatgcttaaagctctccttaatatatattactgtgccgattttgaagtctttatctttaaagcttatgcagatgtaagcatttgtttaatttttcttctaatcctgctcctgcgccccagtggccgctcggatgatatgcTCAAAAACAAGTATCAAAAtatggcgagtcttttgcttttaaagcacaattaaagcaggatgcatggcagtacttcacaataaaagcagattataaactggaaaactttggagtcctttgcatgcaatttgcagtgattgcacagtataaggctggtgtgataaggCTCCCAATCACTTCCTCCTTCCCTTTGTTCTCTTCTTTGAGATTCATTTACATGTTTGTCCTTCTTACTTGCTGACCTTTGTAAAAAGCCTCCTTTTTAAAATGCTTGAGTGAAAGCTGCGATGTAATGCTACTAACCACACTTCTCCCATGCACCCCCAAATTAACTAAGGCTGAAATTCTATATGCACTGACCCAAAAGTAAGTTTCGTTGAACTCAaatgggtttacttctgagtagacctgtatagaatTGTTCTGTACAATTTTTGAAATCTAGCCAGTCATTCTTGAATGCGAAGAAAAACTACAAATTAATCTCGTCAAGTCCATGagtgtgttttgctttttattttggaTTTGGGTATGAATATCTCTGTAGAGAGTTGCACATGATGCATTCATAGCTTCCAGAAATGGTCTACTGTGATAAAGCAAGGGCCCTTTCCTACAAGTGCTTATACTGTTACAACAATGCCAcgttttggagggcctttggaTAGGACACCCTCAAGGCCCCCTTCCTCATCACCATTGTAAccagccagggctggccctcccatgaacaAAGGGGAAACCTCTGCATCATGTGGTGAAGCAAGAGGAGCAGCAAATTATGTACTGCACCTCACTGCCATGAGAcacccccctctctttctttcaaacacacacacacacacacacacacacacacacacagctgctacTTTCTCTGGAGCTGCTGCCCAATGCCACAAGAATGGGCACTCTAGAGAGGTCTGGTGACACCACCAGTGAAGCTCTCCAGAGCTCTCACCTGCCCTTTGGCTTGCCCTGAGGATTTTCTCAGGGCAAGCTGGAGGATAGGTGGGCAGGCAGTGTCTCTGAAGAGCCAAGTCATCCATAAAAACTTGCCGGTGTGGCTCAGCCAGTTTCAAATGCCTGACTCTGAGTGGCTCTTTGatccaggcattgtgggaggtggTGGCCCTGGACATCACCAGAACTGTGAGAGGCCTGGTGCATGGTGGGATGTGGGGGGGATGTGATGTGCACGGCGAATGGGTGAAACAGGGTGTGGGACAGGGGACAGAGCTTCTGCAGCCCCtgtcaccaactgctattgctcctcctctcctttctcatcattgctaccacttgcttgcttgacaggcagagagccagtgagcatttACTGCTCCTCTTCTACACCACTACCATTGTCTGagtcagagtgagaggcagatgaagaagaagtttgcaatgatgaagaggagcaagttcagcaggctcttgtcagtggtggtgtgtgtgggccTCAACAGGTTCTAAACTATGCCTGCTCTTGATGTTGGTGTTCCCTCAGTAACTTGGTAGCCATTCCTTCTGCATAAATGTTGCTGCCCACAACCATCTTATGTCAGCACTGCAAAACATTTTCATTCAGTGAAATAACAAGATCATGACAGAACTTATTTCTGTACCTTTCATGACTTTTTTTTCTATCACAAATTATGGAGAAGAGAAGTGCTTTCTCCTTGTTTTTTGCCACCAGAAGATACTGAAATATAAtgtctagtgctgtgccaaaatctgccctcAGTTTCCCCAAAGTTCTCTTCCTTTGTACACACAAAAAAGGCTTCAATTTTTCGGCCTCAGTCTCAtgatgctttgtgtgtgtgtatgtgtgtgtggtatttTTGAGCTTACAAGTTCTCTGAGGAAGCTTTTTTTTTCATATTACACATTTCTCCCCAACTACCCATAGTTTCTGATCTACAACTTCTCCAACTACCCATAGtttctgatctgaaaaaggcCCTTGGGAGAAGTTACCTCATgactttgactattgggcggtataaaaatgcaataaataaataaatgtcatcttCCCTTGGGTTTTAACTGAAGTGCTGCAATGCTGTAGATTGCAGTGTAGAGAACTGTGGATGGGAGCAGTGTCTGCCAATTCTTTCCTGCAAAtgcctccttttttattttcatttttactccctGGAAGGAAGCGTAAAATAGTCAGGAAGCTTTTGCTGGCAAAAAATCTATAGGTGCAGGAAAGAAAAACCCTCCCATCCTCTGGTTATTTCTGCAAATGCCCCACATTCAGAGACCTTCTACAAAAGTCTTTTAATCAGATGTATCTGGTTTTGGTTTTGATGCCGAATTGAGCTCTCAGCACTGCATGAGGATTGTTTACTTTCTTGCTTTTTGTtacgtaacctctaggtggcactgtggtacagcagaggatatacacaaatacacaagaggaaattgcactttctttcgcTTTCATAATTAAATGTTCCATATTTCCTGCACTAAAAAATCTCACCAGAAGTCCTGATTaaacacagaagcgaaactggagtgtcacaacatcatctaaggaATTCGTGAACAACCTTTTGTAGGGAATAATGAATGCACGATAGATGGcacatgtagagaagccctcacATTAATGGAAAAACCCTTAGAATTTGATATTTTTTTTGTACACTGCATCACATATTGTAGCCAGAATATATAGGTGTTTgtgtttctggtgtgtgtgtgtaaagggttTCTAACGTTAGTCCAActcagaatagacccactgaaattaatgggactgaagttagactAACAATGAATGCAACCCATTGGACAGAACCCAATATGCATacaaatatatgtgtgtatatttatttaaccAAAAAGTCTCCTGGAGTTGCTACATATAAttagtaaaacaagacagtccttcATAGAGGCTTAATATCTAACAAGATGCAACATACAAGGAAAAATGTATGGTCCGccaggcgcctacactgtactcctttcgtcgccagctgaagacctttttattcactcagtattttaacacttaattttaacttaaatttatattttactgttttaactctgtattttaaccttatatcaattttgctgcgtggtttttatcctggttgtgctttttatattgtattttgtatttgtgtttttaacttgttggttgttttatgatggttttaatttttgtgaaccgcccagagagcttcggcaattgggcggtataaaaatgtaataaataaataaataaataaataaataaataaaaaatagagagagcaatggaggctgttggctccgttGTCTGTGGGCTGATGAACACTGAccaccttggagagttccttgagagttctgaccggttctgactgaaacctggagtgtattcactgccccactgacatcagagctaccagcctccactgatatgtGTGTTTGACTTTCCTTTCAGTGGTGCTCTAGCTATTGACAGATATTAATTTGAAATAaggctttaaaacattaaaatagagACCACCAGATCATAACTCTTTCAAGGACTACACCCGACTCCtactctcttggcctttagaaagacACATCTCTTCAAGCCTATTaaaggtgaagcttttcctgtttttaaagttgttgtttttatcattgcAAGGTTTTACTGTTTTCAATTGTTAGACACCACCTtggtggctttttagcaaataatgtGCTAGATGTTGATGATACTTATGACAatgcatttccatttttaaataatggGGTAAGATAAATGCATAACACACAGGGAAGAATGAGCATATTAAGTGATGTTTACTTAATAAAATAGGTGTGAATTCATTCATAAATGCGAGAGTTGATTttcctcaaataaataaataaataaatattcacctaAAACTATCTAAAGATTGTATATTAGCTTTGCTGAATTATTCCTGATGGATATCAGTGTAAACATTTCCGGTTCTGGTTGTGGGTCTGTCCGAGTCTGGGGGTCTGTAGGACAAGCCAGGGGGAAACAGCTACACCTAAGATGTCCCATCACTTGAAATTCGTCGCCCGGACAGTGATGGTCCCTAACGGCAATGTAGAAGCCGCCTACAAAGTCCTCAACAGGATCCTAACCATGGACGGCATCATTGACAAGGCCAAGCGGCGGCGCTATTACGAGAAACCCTGCCGCCGGAGGCAGCGCATGGCGTATGAGACATGCCGGAGGATCTATAACACCGAAACGGGGCGCAAGATCAATCTCCTCATGCAGAAGAATCGTGCGGATCCTTGGCTCGGCTGCTAAGCTTTGAAGGTTTCCCGGAGAGCAGACGTCTGCAAAATTGACTTTTGCGTTTTGTCCCATTTAGATGGCTTTCTGAACAAAGCTGGCTGGTGTAAGTGGAGGAGATGGCACTCCGGTTTTTCTCTTTCAGTGAGATCTCTAGGTCTGGTTACCCATCTTTTCTTTAGATTTGACAATGGGTAAAGTCATTCAAAATAATTTCCTGCAGCATTTGTCAATAGCAAGCTTAATTCATAACCTCGTGACCCTACATGTTCAGCAAAATCACTTCCTAGTCTATCCTGGATCAAACTATTTCTATTTGTTGGTGCTGAATGCTTCCTaaattattttgtgaaccgcccagagagctccggctattgggcggtatagaaatgtaataaataaataaataaaataaatgaggggAGCACCAGGCTGGTGAGTTTTATCCAGAATTGCCTATTCGCCGTGCCCTGGCACATGGGCGTGTGGgggccattgtgggtgggggcagagagacgCAGCATGGGGCAAGCCATTGGCTCATCCCCGGTGGGGCTACTCGAGGGGGGAGGAGGCAGCACCCCTCCGAATGCCCTCTTCAGTGagagtctccctccctctcttgtaggcagtgtgggttcgccGGTTGCccgtttgggggccaagtaggaattttttgctcatatcctaagttggctatgagttttttcgcctatttcacactgtgagacaacgGGGGAGTAATAATTAGGTGAATCTGCTGTTTctggtcacaattttgatttggcGGTTATTTGCGGGCATCGTGGGCaagcataggaatggtgagcattctttggcaccgttagtggtgaggggtaacgCCTGAAGCTCACATCTGGGAAccttgtggcaacagctggtgagatagggcttacccctgaggccaacctttctcactcacccggagttttgTAACACGGGGGGGAGCGACACCGAGGCCTACCAaccccattttggagaagccagaggggtggtggaatacaggccacactTCTCTGGCTACGAATGCCTCACCTGAtcccaagataggatgcccgcttaggcctccacctcttgcagaatttttaataaaagtggcccttaagttattttaaatctattttctgtgtatcatctctttatttacgcaTTCCACTCACACAATGTGACACTTTAACAATGAGGTTAAAGTAATTTGTACTTCAAAGGAGAAAATATTTTACTGCCTCTGACCTTTATCAGTATTTTGTTTTTGCTGGCAATTCCTCTTACTCCCTGTAGATTTCTCAAAATGTTAACAAAGAGAAGAGGAGTATCAGATATTAAGCAAGCCAAAATAACCAAGATTTAGGGTCCAAACATCAGTGCTTTAGATAAACAGTGGAAAATGTATTCAGTAAATGGGGAAAATGTAGAAGAAGCAGGTTTTCAGAGTGTGAACAGTATtagtaataaaaatgtaataaaatgtaataaataaaatataaaaatgtaataaataaataaataaataaataaatagtaaatatagAATTTTCCTTTCCATTGCTGCATGGGGTTATGCTTCTCCTTAAGGATAAGACTTGCAGTGCTCTGACATCCAGTCAATGTTCTTCTTCTATGCCCAGGTTGCAGCTATGTCTAGGAGTActttctaccagctttggctgcaCCTTCTCTTGCATGTTGTGGACATACTGACTGCCATACATGTCTTGATATGCTAACATTAATGTCCATCTACAGGAAATGGATTCATCCAGTACTTAAGTTGACTTCactaattaaattaaattctaaTTAAATTGAATTAAAGTCTGGGCTCAGATCAAGACTACTTCAAAACCCTAAAATAATTGGAGACGTGTGCTTCTTAACCCCACAAGTTCCAAATACTGGTCTTTTAGAAATATTAACTactatcatcattatcatcatcatcatcatttttttttttttagttttgcaaAGTTACTATGCAAGCCTAATTTGCAATCATCTAAATACGGTAAAGACTGTGTAAACTGGGTAAAGGCTGCGTAAAGGctgtgtacactgatggtgctataaataaataaataaataataataaacaacttgTGGAAATGATCAGACTAATTCCTAGAGGGATGCTTGTTGTATAGATATGAAAATCTCCCTAGAACTGATGACAGGGAATATGAGAGCATCGACTGACAGCTGAAGATGAGAGAAAATATATTCATCTTGTTTGCTTACTCTTGAAAAAGTTTAAATAGTCTTATGccgaataagattttttttttccaacaGGGACTGAGCTGATTTAAAACTGCTTGCTATACTGCAGTTCTTATAGCATCTGAAACATTATCTTCTGCTCAGGTAAACTGTTTGCTAATGGGCAATGAACCTCCAAAGGGTAGAAGTAGATATTATATAATCAATATTCAAGTAAAGATATGCTGGTTCCCAATTTTCTGCTTCTCTTTGCACCTTGTGGAGTTCTAAAAGAGATACAGCCACACTTCTTGGGCAAGGAGAGCTAAACATATTTGTGTCTCCAATGAaaatcagcaggagaggcatccaGCTGCATGACGTTGGTTCAAGGAAGCAGTAATCATAGCATTCCAAGATATGGGACTGTATTGATATTTAAACATATCCATAAAAGCTAGTTTCTTTGTCACATTGTAGTGTGACCAGTAAACAAAATCCAATATTGGGTTATGCACCTGAAAAGGGGAAGGCTCTACATGTTCTTGCTTCTTTGTATttctgtgataaaaaaaaaattcttggtcAGAGTTGGAAGCTCCAGGCATTGTGGCTAGTTCTATACTTCTGTTTTATCGTGGTATTGAAGGGGaccttccatataccactttcatagtgttatttcctgctttttattccaacttatccaaaatactgcaacaaatgtcattgtgttccTTCAAGgtgtaaatgtgcaagagggatatagtattGCTATAAtgagatcataatgatttgacacaaggtgtagatgtgACCCATGAGCCCATAGAGAGAAGAGATATAGAGTACACAGAAGATACTTTGCACACACTTCCTATGTGTTGAACAACTGGAAatgtttaatgaaataaaatttaGAATTTGGAggtataaataagtaaataacaataatttttttaaagggaagacaTATGAAGACATAAGCAGGTTCATAATGAATTCTGAGTAACTGACATCTGTTGTTGAGATGACCTGGTTGGTAGACAAAGAGAAAGTGTTGAATTAAAGCCCTACCAATCAGGTCCAAGAAGAGTTATTTTGAGTAATGACTATGAGACTGTATAAGTTTTAGGTCAAAAGAGTACTTAAAGTtttgcttatcaattaatgaCCAAAAAAAGAAGTATAAGGTCTATACATCAAAAGGCTTGATATACAAAAGTCTAGAAGAATTCATAGACTTACATTTAATTAGCAAATTTTGGGTTAGGAgttatcttcatagaatcatagaatagcagagttggaaggggcctacaaggccatcgagtccaaccccctgctcaatgcaggaatccaccctaaagcatccctgacagatggttgtccagctgcctcttgaatgcctctagtgtgggagagcccacaacctccctaggtagctgattccactgtcgcactgctctaacagtcaggaagtttttcctgatgtccagccggaatctggcttcctttaacttgagcccgttattccgtgtcctgcactctgggatgatcgagaagagatcctggccctcctctgtgtgacaaccttttaagtatttgaagagtgctatcatgtctcccctcaatcttctcttctccaggctaaacatgcccagttctttcagtctctcttcatagggctttgtttctagacctctgatcatcctcgttgccctcttctgaacacgctccagcttgtctgcgtccttcttgaattgtggagcccagaactggacgcaatactctagatgaggcctaaccagggccgaatagagaggaaccagtacctcacgtgatttggaagctatacttctattaatgcagcccaaaatagcatttgcctttcttgcagccataacgcactgttggctcatattcagcttgtgatctacaacaattccaagatctttctcatttgtagtattgctgagccaagtgtcccccatcttgtaactgtgcatttggtttctattccctaaatgtagaacttggcatttatccctattaaatttcattctgttgttttcagcccagcactccagcctatcaagatcactttgaagtttgtttctgtcttccagggtattagctatcccacccaatttggtgtcatctgcaaatttgatcagcgttccctgcacctcctcgtccaaatcattaataaaaatgttgaagagcactgggcccaggactgagccctgcggcaccccactcgttgcctctccccagtttgagaaggttccattgataagtactctttgagtccgattctgtagccaactgtggatccacctaatagttgttccatctagcccacttttagctagtttgttaatcagaatgtcatgtggtactttgtcaaaagctttgctgaagtcaagatatatgacatccacagcattcccacagtccacaagggaggttatcctatcaaaaaatgagatcaaattagtctgacaggatttgttcctgacaaatccatgttggcttctagtaatcactgcattgatttcaaggtgtttacagattgacttctttataatctgctccagaattttcccagggatggatgtcaggctgactggtctgtagttcccaggttcctcctttttgccctttttgaagatagggacaacgttagccctcctccagtcgtccggcacctcacccgtcttccatgattttgcaaagataatagacaaaggttctgagagttcttccgctagctccttcattactcttggatgcagttcatcgggccctggggatttgaactcattcaaggaaattaggtgttctttgaccatttgtttatcaatctcaaactgcaatcctgccccctcaacttctgcttcactttttccaggggggtcatagatctgcttttgggagaagaccgaggcaaagtaggaattgagcacttcagccttttgtttgtcgtctgttatcaatttgccatcctcattaagcagttgaaccaccatttctttcctctgtcttttactactcacgtatctgaagaaagcctttttattgcttttagcatccctcgctaatctcagctcattcacagctttagccttcctgacgccatttcggcacttctgcaccacttgtctgtactcttcttttgtagcctggccttccttccacttcctatatgtatccctttttgttttcagttcatcaataagctttttgtggagccacattggtttcctctgttgtcttctatcttttctccttgttggaattgtttgtaactgtgcctttaaaatttcattttttagatactcccacccatcctgcactccttttctttttaggctcccttgccacgggaccttacttattatagttctgagtttattaaaatcagctttcctaaaatccagagtacgtgtatggctacgctcgacttttgtctccttcataatcaagaattcaagtatgacgtggtcactttcccccaaagttcccataactgccactttatccactaagtcatccctattggtcaataacaagtcaaggattgctgaccctctagttccttccaccactttctgtaggagaaagttatcacccatacatgtcaggaatttcttggaagggccgcttttggcagtaatggtctcccaacagatatcagggtaattgaagtcccccatcactactacatcacacttccttgaaacactggcaatttgtttctcaaaagtttcgtcctcgtcttctccttgattgggtggtcggtagtagactccgattatcatattctttttattcctagccccatttattttaatccagacgctctcgacggggctcccaatctcatccgcctgtatttctgtgcagggataggtatttttaacatatagtgcaactccacctccctttctatttcttctgttctttttgaacaagttatatccttcaattgctatattccagtcatgggagtcatcccaccaagtttcagttatacctatcaagtcgtatttgccttcatgtaataagagttcaagttcattctgtttgtttcccatgctctgggcattagtatatagacatcgaagaccatgtgttttatagtctggctttgttcctaccttgttgcagacactattttgggactctgttggagctgttctctgtactgtggtgcattggccttcatccattgctgcctcaaaatttacgtctcccacccccgcaagattcagtttaaagccctcctgatgaagttctt
This sequence is a window from Elgaria multicarinata webbii isolate HBS135686 ecotype San Diego chromosome 4, rElgMul1.1.pri, whole genome shotgun sequence. Protein-coding genes within it:
- the LOC134398456 gene encoding small ribosomal subunit protein bS21m-like, with the protein product MSHHLKFVARTVMVPNGNVEAAYKVLNRILTMDGIIDKAKRRRYYEKPCRRRQRMAYETCRRIYNTETGRKINLLMQKNRADPWLGC